The Triticum aestivum cultivar Chinese Spring chromosome 7B, IWGSC CS RefSeq v2.1, whole genome shotgun sequence genome window below encodes:
- the LOC123158107 gene encoding ABC transporter G family member 42-like → MFKKNWFSTNTVSKQPRKERGTELKIIAHPCRVGIELPTVEVQFERLTVQAQCQVGSRALPTLLNTARNIAEGALGLLGMRLGRQATLTILKDVFGTVRPSRMTLLLGPPSSGKTTLLLALAGKLDPSLRCNGEVAYNGYSLDKFVPQKTAAYISQTDVHVGVMTVKEHLNSQPGARASAPNTIS, encoded by the exons ATGTTCAAGAAAAACTGGTTCTCTACAAACACCGTATCCAAACAACCCCGAAAAGAGAGAGGAACCGAGCTGAAAATCATTGCACATCCATGCAGGGTGGGCATCGAGCTCCCAACAGTGGAGGTGCAGTTTGAGCGGCTGACGGTGCAGGCgcagtgccaagtgggtagccgcgcGCTGCCGACGCTGTTGAACACGGCGCGCAACATCGcggagggcgccttgggcctcttgGGCATGCGGCTAGGTCGGCAGGCGACTCTCACCATCCTCAAGGATGTCTTTGGCACCGTCCGACCCTCGAGGATGACGCTGTTGTTAGGACCACCATCATCAGGGAAGACCACTCTACTGTTGGCCCTGGCTGGCAAGCTGGACCCGTCGCTGAGGTGCAACGGCGAGGTGGCCTACAACGGATACTCGCTGGACAAGTTTGTGCCACAGAAGACGGCAGCGTACATCAGCCAGACTGACGTGCATGTCGGTGTGATGACCGTCAAGGAACACTTGAATTCTCAGCCAGGTGCCAGGGCGTCGGCACCAAATACG ATCTCCTAA